The following are encoded together in the Haloplanus vescus genome:
- a CDS encoding DUF6735 family protein, which translates to MGHRALVAYERTDGQYTLHYSHWGASNLKLKHRISAESPFGGEDTDSKWAKQLLAELADGLEADAVDGYLAGEDRPSTVVEPKPRATGLTLEEIIADHLDYLHHEAFFVVSPTFEVTAYRTLWFGLQYDSETVEQGETVGNGALATVRWYDGEPVGDGHLQGQFAALKDVVGDMLDKGVFTPSTARQYLKRKLAERVGDRQELLIPTGESPFETASLGKP; encoded by the coding sequence ATGGGCCACCGCGCACTTGTTGCGTACGAACGAACCGACGGACAGTACACGCTCCATTACTCTCATTGGGGTGCATCAAATCTGAAGCTCAAGCACCGAATCTCGGCTGAGTCGCCGTTCGGTGGCGAAGACACCGACTCCAAGTGGGCGAAACAGCTGCTGGCGGAGTTAGCCGATGGCCTCGAGGCAGATGCGGTCGACGGCTACCTCGCCGGCGAAGACCGACCGTCGACGGTCGTCGAGCCGAAGCCTCGCGCCACCGGGCTCACGCTCGAGGAGATTATCGCTGACCATCTCGACTACCTCCACCACGAGGCGTTCTTCGTGGTGTCGCCGACGTTCGAGGTGACCGCCTATCGGACGCTGTGGTTCGGGCTCCAGTACGACTCGGAGACAGTCGAACAGGGAGAGACGGTCGGGAACGGCGCGCTCGCGACGGTGCGCTGGTACGACGGCGAGCCGGTCGGCGACGGCCACCTGCAGGGCCAGTTCGCGGCCCTCAAAGACGTCGTCGGCGACATGCTCGACAAGGGCGTCTTCACACCGTCAACGGCGAGACAGTATCTGAAACGGAAGCTCGCTGAGCGGGTCGGAGACCGACAGGAGCTGCTCATTCCGACCGGAGAATCACCCTTCGAGACAGCGAGTCTCGGCAAGCCGTAA
- a CDS encoding helix-turn-helix domain-containing protein, whose protein sequence is MRELVFALEYEPGCNRVADALADHPDARVRSLSLHATAERLWRVDHATGTPEALNAIEDAFLNGDYYADCLATEDCNATQTTRVLDRTDDALILYSDWERTPTCASVPHIARDHLGDGVLFETRHEGRHYTWRLIHSGDGDVAAFFDALKVAVGECAQMEMLRTADTTSARGSDGTPSGLPPAQEAALQAAVEHGYYESPREVDVGELAEHLDVPRSTLTYRLRRAEEHLAKQHVAGERVAEERLASH, encoded by the coding sequence ATGCGCGAACTCGTCTTCGCTCTCGAATACGAGCCCGGCTGCAACAGGGTGGCGGACGCCCTCGCCGACCACCCCGACGCTCGCGTTCGCTCGCTCTCGCTGCACGCCACTGCCGAGCGTCTCTGGCGGGTCGACCATGCCACCGGTACGCCTGAGGCGCTCAACGCCATCGAGGACGCCTTTCTCAACGGCGACTACTACGCTGACTGTCTCGCCACCGAGGACTGCAACGCCACACAGACCACCCGCGTCCTCGACCGCACGGACGACGCGCTCATCCTCTACTCAGATTGGGAGCGCACTCCGACCTGCGCCTCAGTCCCCCACATCGCTCGCGACCACCTCGGCGACGGCGTGCTGTTCGAGACTCGTCACGAGGGCCGCCACTACACGTGGCGACTCATCCACTCCGGCGATGGCGACGTGGCGGCGTTCTTCGACGCTCTCAAAGTCGCCGTCGGGGAGTGCGCCCAGATGGAGATGCTCCGCACAGCGGACACAACATCAGCTAGGGGAAGCGACGGAACACCAAGTGGATTGCCTCCAGCCCAAGAGGCTGCTCTCCAGGCCGCCGTCGAACACGGCTACTACGAATCACCCCGCGAGGTCGATGTTGGAGAACTCGCAGAGCATCTCGACGTGCCACGGTCAACACTCACCTACCGACTCCGTCGGGCGGAAGAACATTTGGCGAAGCAACATGTCGCCGGCGAGCGGGTAGCGGAAGAACGGCTGGCATCCCACTGA
- a CDS encoding heavy metal translocating P-type ATPase: MTENPDAAGGTSGGGQRRELTARLAVPEMDCPSCAQKVNKSLQRVDGITDVTLQPTTGTANVTYDPDRTSEADVVKAIEGAGYEVVGGSDAEGDDEDNQAADGVDIAPPSEVWTSPRAKKTWLGAAFLTVGLLFEFFLAGQNIAIASVLEYPLHIADVLFLGAVAASGIPVVRSGYYSAKNRSLDIDLLMGTAIIAATGIGYFVEAATLAVLFSIAELLEDYAMDRARDSLRELMELSPDEATVLRDGEEVTVPAEEVEVGETVVVRPGDKIPLDGTVIEGESAVDQSPITGESVPVDKAAGDEVYAGSINEEGYLEFEATSAASESTLSQIIEMVQGAQAKKTESEQFVDQFAGYYTPLVVVLAILTAAIPPLVIADPVSVDLAGYGFTFAGDWQAWFIRGLTLLVIACPCAFVISTPVSVVSGITSAAKNGVLIKGGNHLEAMGEVDAIALDKTGTLTKGELAVTDVVALGGTNDETVLQHAAALEQRSEHPIAEAILERAEKDAGDDVPSIEKFESITGKGISADIDGETYYAGKPALFEELGFDLSHAHLRADGGAVAEVAHEQCEREDCADLEDGAISRFENEGKTVVLVGTDTELIGIIAIADEVRPAAERAVARLHELGVAHVVMLTGDNEGTARAIAEQVGVDEYRAELLPDEKVDAVEALQAEYGDVAMVGDGINDAPALATAEVGIAMGAAGTDTAIETADIALMGDDISKLPYLYGLSHTANGVIRQNIWSSLGVKALLALGVPLGLVSVAVAVIVGDMGMSLGVTGNAMRLSRIAPERMDSKTGQETGA, encoded by the coding sequence ATGACAGAGAATCCGGACGCAGCAGGAGGAACGAGCGGCGGCGGACAGCGACGTGAGCTGACCGCCCGCCTCGCCGTTCCCGAGATGGACTGTCCCTCTTGCGCCCAAAAGGTGAACAAGAGCCTCCAGCGTGTCGACGGCATTACTGACGTCACGCTCCAGCCGACCACCGGCACAGCCAACGTCACGTACGACCCTGATCGGACTAGCGAAGCCGACGTCGTCAAGGCGATTGAAGGCGCCGGCTACGAGGTCGTCGGGGGCTCGGACGCCGAGGGCGATGATGAGGACAACCAGGCGGCCGATGGCGTCGACATCGCACCACCATCGGAGGTCTGGACGAGTCCTCGCGCGAAGAAGACGTGGCTCGGCGCGGCGTTCCTCACCGTCGGGCTCCTCTTCGAGTTCTTCCTCGCAGGACAGAACATCGCCATCGCAAGTGTCCTCGAGTACCCGCTCCACATCGCAGATGTCCTGTTCCTCGGCGCCGTCGCGGCCAGTGGCATCCCGGTCGTCCGTAGCGGGTACTACTCCGCGAAGAACCGGAGTCTGGACATCGACCTGCTAATGGGGACGGCCATCATCGCCGCGACCGGTATCGGCTACTTCGTCGAGGCGGCGACGCTGGCCGTCCTATTCAGCATCGCCGAGCTGCTCGAGGACTATGCGATGGACAGGGCACGGGACTCCCTGCGCGAGCTGATGGAACTCTCGCCCGACGAGGCGACCGTCCTTCGCGATGGTGAGGAAGTCACGGTGCCCGCCGAGGAGGTGGAGGTGGGCGAGACCGTGGTTGTTCGCCCCGGTGACAAGATTCCGCTCGACGGGACGGTCATCGAAGGCGAGAGTGCAGTCGACCAGTCGCCGATCACGGGCGAGAGCGTCCCCGTCGACAAGGCTGCCGGCGACGAAGTGTACGCGGGCAGCATCAACGAGGAAGGATACCTCGAGTTCGAGGCCACTTCGGCCGCCTCGGAGTCGACGCTCTCGCAGATCATCGAGATGGTGCAGGGCGCACAGGCGAAGAAGACCGAGTCCGAGCAGTTCGTCGACCAGTTCGCCGGCTACTACACACCCCTCGTCGTCGTGCTGGCAATCCTGACCGCCGCTATCCCGCCGCTGGTTATCGCTGATCCGGTGTCGGTGGACCTAGCCGGTTACGGGTTCACCTTCGCGGGCGACTGGCAGGCGTGGTTCATTCGGGGGCTTACTCTGCTGGTGATCGCCTGCCCGTGTGCGTTTGTCATCTCGACCCCAGTCTCCGTGGTGTCGGGGATCACCAGTGCCGCGAAGAACGGTGTCCTCATCAAAGGCGGCAACCACCTCGAAGCGATGGGCGAGGTGGACGCCATCGCCCTCGACAAGACTGGTACCCTCACCAAGGGCGAACTCGCGGTCACGGACGTCGTAGCGCTTGGCGGTACGAACGACGAGACGGTACTCCAGCACGCGGCTGCACTCGAGCAGCGAAGCGAACACCCAATCGCCGAGGCGATACTCGAACGCGCCGAAAAGGATGCCGGCGATGACGTGCCGAGTATCGAGAAATTCGAGAGCATCACCGGAAAGGGGATCAGCGCAGACATCGACGGCGAGACGTACTATGCAGGCAAGCCCGCCCTCTTCGAGGAGTTGGGTTTCGACCTGTCGCACGCCCACCTCCGTGCCGACGGCGGCGCAGTCGCCGAAGTGGCCCACGAGCAGTGCGAACGCGAGGACTGTGCCGACCTCGAGGACGGCGCGATCTCGCGGTTCGAGAATGAGGGGAAGACGGTCGTCCTCGTCGGCACGGATACCGAATTGATCGGCATTATCGCCATTGCCGACGAGGTGCGGCCGGCCGCCGAACGGGCGGTCGCACGGCTGCACGAACTCGGCGTCGCGCACGTCGTGATGCTGACCGGCGACAACGAGGGGACGGCCCGTGCGATCGCCGAACAGGTCGGCGTCGACGAGTATCGCGCAGAACTATTGCCCGACGAGAAGGTCGATGCCGTGGAGGCGTTACAGGCGGAGTACGGCGACGTGGCGATGGTCGGCGACGGCATCAACGACGCGCCCGCGCTGGCGACCGCTGAGGTCGGCATCGCGATGGGCGCGGCCGGAACGGACACCGCAATCGAGACCGCCGACATCGCGCTGATGGGCGACGACATCAGCAAGCTGCCGTATCTCTACGGGCTGTCGCACACGGCGAACGGCGTGATCCGCCAGAACATCTGGTCGAGCCTCGGCGTGAAGGCCCTGCTTGCACTCGGCGTCCCGCTGGGACTGGTGAGCGTCGCGGTCGCGGTCATCGTCGGCGACATGGGGATGAGCCTCGGCGTCACCGGGAACGCGATGCGGTTGTCACGAATCGCGCCTGAACGCATGGACAGTAAGACTGGCCAAGAAACGGGTGCCTGA
- a CDS encoding aconitate hydratase, which yields MNPFNAIREFEADGTTYKMADLTVLEEEGLCELDKLPVSIRVMLESVLRNADGEDITEDDIRDLAGWQPDVSDADIPFQPSRVILQDLTGVPAVVDLAALRSAVDRKDRDPTLVEPEVPIDLVIDHSVQVDYFGSEDAYEKNVELEYERNSERYRALKWAQNAFDDFSVVPPGTGIVHQVNLEYLGQVVHEREQNGENWLLPDTLVGTDSHTPMIGGIGVVGWGVGGIEAEAAMLGQPITMNLPEVVGVKLTGELPEGATATDLVLHVTELLRDVGVVDRFVEFYGPAVETLTVPDRATIANMAPEQGSTISMFPVDEATLDYLELTGRDEKHIELVRNYLDAQGLFGEQNPEYTETVELDLSTVTPSLAGPKKPQSRVEMGDMRGHFRELLHGEFEEALDEIDEEALARWLGEGGNTQAELTGEPTDAERTDGGVQQAGDTEKQNLGPLTKRATVNLDGNEIEIGHGSVVVSAITSCTNTSNPSVMLAAGLLAKNAVERGLDVPDYVKTSLAPGSRVVTQYLEASGLLPYLEDLGYNVVGYGCTTCIGNAGPLPEPIETAIDEHDLWTTSVLSGNRNFEARIHPKVRANYLASPPLVVAYGLAGRMDIDLEHDPLGYDEDGNPVYLSDLWPDSDEIHEAVHDFVDPSMFEEKYASVFEGDERWEALDAPTGEVYEWDEDSTYIREPPFFKDFPLEKPSVSNVEDARCLLTLGDTVTTDHISPAGPFGSDLPAGQWLMDHGVEPHEFNTYGARRGNHEVMMRGTFANVRIENQMLDDVEGGYTIHQPTDEQTTVFEASQRYHEEGTPLVVMAGEEFGTGSSRDWAAKGTDLLGVRATIAESYERIYRDNLVGMGVLPLQFQDGDSCEALGLDGSEVFAIYGLDDGLEPMAELTVTAERSDGSSVEFPVTAQVGTPAGVRYVEHGGILHYVLRQLLTDS from the coding sequence ATGAACCCCTTCAATGCGATCCGCGAGTTCGAAGCCGATGGAACGACCTACAAGATGGCCGACCTCACCGTCCTCGAAGAGGAAGGCCTCTGTGAACTTGATAAACTCCCGGTTAGCATCCGTGTCATGCTCGAATCCGTCCTCCGAAACGCCGATGGGGAGGACATTACCGAGGACGACATCCGTGACCTCGCTGGCTGGCAACCGGACGTTTCCGACGCCGACATTCCGTTCCAGCCGTCCCGGGTCATCCTCCAGGACCTCACAGGCGTCCCTGCCGTCGTAGACCTCGCGGCGCTCCGGTCGGCCGTCGACCGCAAGGACCGCGACCCAACTCTCGTCGAACCCGAGGTGCCCATCGACCTCGTGATCGACCACAGCGTCCAAGTGGACTACTTCGGTAGCGAGGACGCCTACGAGAAGAACGTCGAACTGGAGTACGAGCGCAACAGCGAACGGTACCGGGCACTGAAGTGGGCGCAAAACGCCTTCGACGACTTCAGCGTCGTCCCACCTGGAACGGGAATTGTTCACCAGGTGAACCTAGAGTATCTCGGGCAGGTCGTCCACGAACGCGAGCAGAACGGCGAGAACTGGCTGCTTCCGGACACGCTCGTCGGCACGGACAGTCACACGCCGATGATCGGCGGCATCGGCGTCGTCGGCTGGGGCGTCGGTGGCATCGAGGCCGAAGCCGCGATGCTCGGCCAGCCCATCACGATGAACCTCCCCGAAGTCGTCGGCGTCAAACTTACGGGTGAACTCCCCGAGGGTGCGACAGCGACCGACCTCGTACTGCACGTCACCGAACTGCTCCGGGACGTCGGCGTCGTCGACCGATTCGTCGAGTTCTACGGCCCCGCCGTGGAGACGCTGACCGTCCCTGACCGGGCGACCATCGCCAATATGGCCCCCGAGCAGGGCTCGACCATCAGCATGTTCCCCGTCGACGAGGCCACCCTCGACTACCTCGAACTGACGGGCCGCGACGAGAAACACATCGAACTCGTCCGGAACTACCTGGACGCCCAGGGGTTGTTCGGCGAGCAGAATCCCGAATACACCGAGACAGTCGAACTGGACCTCTCGACAGTCACTCCAAGCCTCGCCGGCCCCAAGAAGCCCCAGTCCCGCGTCGAGATGGGTGACATGCGGGGCCACTTCCGGGAGTTACTCCACGGCGAGTTCGAAGAAGCCCTCGATGAAATCGATGAGGAGGCGCTGGCCCGGTGGCTCGGAGAGGGCGGCAACACCCAGGCCGAGTTGACCGGAGAACCAACCGACGCCGAACGAACTGACGGCGGCGTTCAACAAGCGGGCGACACTGAAAAACAGAATCTGGGACCCCTCACGAAGCGCGCTACAGTGAACCTCGACGGCAACGAAATCGAGATCGGGCACGGGAGCGTCGTCGTTAGCGCCATCACCAGCTGTACGAACACGTCAAATCCGTCCGTGATGCTGGCAGCCGGGCTCCTGGCGAAGAACGCCGTCGAGCGCGGCCTCGACGTCCCGGACTACGTCAAGACCAGCCTCGCACCCGGCAGCCGCGTCGTCACCCAGTACCTCGAAGCATCGGGACTCTTGCCGTACCTCGAAGACCTGGGTTACAACGTCGTGGGCTACGGCTGTACGACCTGCATCGGAAACGCAGGGCCACTCCCCGAACCGATTGAGACCGCGATCGACGAACACGACCTCTGGACGACGAGCGTACTCTCCGGGAATCGGAACTTCGAGGCACGCATCCATCCAAAAGTGCGGGCGAACTACCTCGCCAGCCCACCGCTGGTGGTGGCATACGGGCTGGCCGGTCGGATGGACATCGATCTGGAGCACGACCCGCTGGGGTACGACGAGGACGGCAACCCGGTCTATCTGTCGGACCTCTGGCCGGACAGCGACGAGATCCACGAAGCCGTCCACGACTTCGTCGACCCGTCGATGTTCGAGGAGAAGTACGCCTCCGTGTTCGAGGGCGACGAACGATGGGAGGCGTTGGATGCGCCGACTGGCGAGGTCTACGAGTGGGACGAGGACTCGACGTACATCCGGGAACCGCCGTTTTTCAAGGACTTCCCACTGGAGAAACCTAGCGTCTCCAACGTCGAGGATGCACGGTGTCTGTTGACACTGGGTGATACGGTGACGACCGACCACATCAGCCCCGCAGGACCGTTCGGCTCGGACCTCCCCGCCGGGCAGTGGCTGATGGACCACGGTGTCGAGCCTCACGAGTTCAACACGTACGGTGCCCGCCGGGGCAACCACGAGGTGATGATGCGGGGGACGTTCGCCAACGTCCGCATCGAGAACCAGATGCTCGACGACGTCGAAGGCGGCTACACGATTCACCAGCCGACGGACGAGCAGACGACCGTGTTCGAGGCCAGCCAGCGCTACCACGAGGAGGGGACGCCCCTCGTCGTGATGGCGGGCGAGGAGTTCGGAACCGGCTCGAGTCGTGACTGGGCGGCGAAGGGAACCGACCTCCTCGGCGTTCGCGCAACCATCGCCGAGAGCTACGAGCGCATCTACCGGGACAATCTCGTCGGGATGGGCGTGCTGCCGTTGCAGTTCCAGGACGGCGACTCGTGTGAAGCGCTCGGACTAGACGGGTCAGAAGTCTTCGCTATCTACGGGTTGGACGACGGGCTGGAGCCGATGGCCGAGTTGACGGTGACTGCGGAGCGGTCGGACGGGTCGTCGGTCGAGTTCCCGGTGACGGCCCAGGTCGGGACGCCCGCCGGTGTGCGATATGTTGAACACGGCGGTATCCTGCACTACGTGCTTCGGCAACTTCTGACCGACTCGTGA
- a CDS encoding DUF7568 family protein, with protein sequence MSRITNWKRESRTPTLAYRNTETGARAVLHRAPDSYRYKWRGAILVDGYPVWSRGYETKDANAFRNVLRDQPAPEMSCRECLDGDVVVGDKSADGAKVQRWFECRNCGYEAPSRIVYGAER encoded by the coding sequence ATGTCCCGGATCACAAATTGGAAGCGCGAGAGCCGCACACCCACACTCGCATACCGGAATACCGAGACCGGCGCTCGGGCTGTCCTACACCGAGCCCCGGACTCGTACCGCTACAAGTGGCGTGGCGCAATCCTCGTCGACGGCTACCCAGTGTGGTCGCGGGGGTACGAGACGAAAGACGCGAACGCGTTCAGGAACGTTCTCCGCGACCAACCTGCTCCCGAGATGAGTTGTCGGGAGTGTCTGGACGGTGACGTGGTCGTCGGTGATAAATCGGCTGACGGTGCGAAGGTCCAGCGCTGGTTCGAGTGTCGGAACTGTGGGTACGAAGCGCCCTCAAGGATCGTGTACGGCGCCGAGCGCTGA
- a CDS encoding DUF7567 family protein — translation MSLEVIDRHSEALFEFLWCPVCGHEIFSHIPFEGVFCKNCNTQVILRESREDRGYEEAVLACFDTDSTWNLHVDEKFRRDLPDGSARVKILGAPGAYKVDWWSPAPGEDWEPVERGEFDDVEEPADISHLA, via the coding sequence ATGAGTCTGGAAGTCATCGACCGCCACAGCGAAGCACTGTTCGAGTTCCTCTGGTGTCCGGTCTGCGGGCACGAGATATTCAGTCACATTCCCTTCGAGGGAGTGTTCTGCAAGAACTGCAACACGCAGGTCATCCTCCGGGAATCCAGAGAAGACCGTGGCTACGAGGAGGCTGTGCTCGCGTGCTTCGACACCGACTCGACGTGGAACCTTCACGTCGACGAGAAGTTCCGTCGTGACCTACCCGATGGATCGGCACGGGTGAAAATCCTCGGCGCACCGGGGGCCTACAAAGTCGACTGGTGGAGTCCAGCACCTGGGGAGGATTGGGAGCCGGTCGAGCGTGGTGAATTCGACGACGTGGAGGAACCAGCCGATATCTCCCATCTCGCGTAG
- a CDS encoding DUF6166 domain-containing protein produces the protein MSRPSDTHSIEQTRPASGCDIVYVGYRQSGQAIVEKRPGQERLTPERSLALVNHSPSGFEWGYGGSGPAQLALALLLDYTGDEAFALDHYQAFKTEVVSQLDCAGSAGRWRLTGPEIDAVLHETPGEPAAPSI, from the coding sequence ATGAGTAGACCTAGCGACACACACTCGATTGAACAGACACGCCCAGCGAGCGGCTGCGACATCGTCTACGTCGGGTATCGGCAGAGCGGGCAGGCTATCGTTGAGAAACGTCCCGGCCAAGAACGGCTCACACCAGAACGGAGTCTCGCGCTGGTGAATCACAGTCCCTCGGGATTCGAATGGGGATATGGTGGTAGTGGTCCGGCACAACTCGCGCTCGCACTCCTCCTCGACTACACGGGAGACGAGGCGTTCGCCCTCGACCACTACCAGGCATTCAAAACCGAGGTCGTGAGCCAACTGGACTGTGCTGGGTCTGCTGGACGCTGGCGACTCACCGGGCCCGAGATCGACGCAGTCCTTCACGAAACACCCGGCGAGCCGGCCGCACCGTCCATCTAA
- a CDS encoding DUF7389 domain-containing protein translates to MSEHTQPSRTDGESAESSEQTTRTEYVERSDVGVSLTVKLKRGTGTRDQDEVIAKAKGKTLEDAREDMETLREYIHDLAEDARQIQPEEEDG, encoded by the coding sequence ATGTCAGAACATACCCAACCATCTCGTACGGATGGCGAATCGGCTGAATCGAGCGAACAGACGACACGAACGGAGTACGTCGAACGAAGTGACGTCGGCGTCTCCCTCACCGTAAAGCTCAAGCGTGGAACCGGTACCAGAGATCAGGACGAGGTAATCGCGAAAGCGAAAGGCAAGACCCTCGAAGACGCTCGCGAGGACATGGAAACCCTCAGAGAATACATCCACGATCTCGCGGAGGACGCTCGCCAGATCCAACCCGAGGAAGAAGACGGGTAA
- a CDS encoding DUF7568 family protein, translated as MTRLTNWTRESRTPTLAYRNIETDARAVLHRAPDSYVHKWRAAILVDGYPVWSRGFATKDASSLRDELEKRPEPDLRCPECPNNEVVVGQKSADGAKIQRWFECRECGYESRSAIVYGSER; from the coding sequence ATGACACGACTCACCAATTGGACGCGAGAGAGCCGTACTCCGACCCTGGCGTACCGAAATATAGAGACCGACGCGCGAGCAGTCCTGCACCGAGCGCCGGACTCGTACGTGCATAAGTGGCGGGCGGCGATTCTCGTCGACGGCTACCCGGTGTGGTCGCGCGGATTCGCGACGAAGGACGCCTCATCGCTTCGGGACGAACTCGAAAAGCGCCCCGAGCCCGACCTCCGCTGTCCAGAGTGCCCGAACAACGAGGTCGTCGTCGGCCAGAAGAGTGCTGACGGCGCCAAAATCCAACGATGGTTCGAGTGTCGGGAGTGTGGCTATGAAAGCCGCTCAGCAATTGTCTACGGCTCTGAGCGCTGA
- a CDS encoding DUF6166 domain-containing protein, which produces MEIDSSTHPRTVVQDESNHSQSTADDVEYVGMRVDGTPVVLKLTEHERLTPDRSLELVRHSPAGFEWGYVGSGPAQLACALLLDYYDDENVAHQHYIQFRNEVISHLACDGPADCWHLTGDDIEAALGEFNDHHALTPDGGDPSASLPANWSVVNRTDRTVFQRQDIDHYVVLGEGSEDWLLILCAQGDRAYPAPLDHRTLPVDADPAPAVQELIAESNDLVKPDEEAT; this is translated from the coding sequence ATGGAGATCGATTCGAGCACCCATCCAAGAACGGTAGTACAGGATGAGAGTAATCACAGCCAGTCTACAGCAGACGACGTCGAGTACGTCGGCATGCGCGTCGACGGAACGCCGGTCGTGCTAAAGCTCACCGAACACGAGCGCCTCACCCCGGATCGGAGCCTCGAGCTCGTACGACACAGCCCGGCGGGATTCGAGTGGGGCTACGTGGGGAGCGGGCCGGCGCAGCTCGCCTGTGCGCTCCTCCTCGATTACTATGACGACGAGAACGTCGCTCACCAACACTACATCCAGTTCCGAAACGAGGTGATCAGTCACTTGGCGTGCGATGGGCCGGCTGACTGCTGGCATCTTACCGGCGACGACATCGAAGCTGCACTCGGCGAGTTCAACGACCACCACGCCCTCACGCCGGATGGTGGCGACCCGTCGGCGTCGCTGCCGGCGAATTGGAGTGTCGTGAACCGGACAGATCGGACGGTCTTCCAGCGCCAGGACATCGACCACTACGTCGTCCTTGGCGAGGGAAGCGAGGACTGGCTACTCATACTCTGTGCGCAGGGTGATCGCGCGTATCCGGCTCCGCTCGATCATCGAACCCTGCCGGTCGACGCTGATCCTGCCCCTGCCGTCCAAGAACTCATCGCCGAGAGCAACGACCTCGTCAAGCCGGACGAGGAGGCCACCTGA
- a CDS encoding DUF6610 family protein: MSLEINSSSSTDRDITAARQADVVAFLHRAPFALDAYRLGFLPGFREDCGYQQTQYQDLNIPVGMLDNDFRNPDLDRYVARFFEYEPKVGVIGDVYEGDDVDKYVAAAREVQASYPDAELIIVPKCREVIDTIPNDLVLGYSRGYADRMAHEFSEPTDWRGRRVHILGGSPPKQWDVIQQLTRPTLTDDPPADIVGLDWNGLHRGAQFGEFWTADGWDDSGRDASHVTVRKTVRHSLARIKAFWQSHGVWPDSIPHSDILEIEYEGPSPTDLDSAVCTECEANVWMTRRGPFIAEYDTGVLCGYCSYECYFSHRHRSNLEEIAGEQSVYIPPA; the protein is encoded by the coding sequence ATGTCGCTCGAAATCAACTCCAGCAGCAGTACTGATCGCGACATCACCGCTGCCAGACAAGCCGACGTCGTGGCGTTCCTCCATCGAGCGCCGTTCGCTCTGGATGCGTATCGGCTCGGATTCTTGCCTGGGTTCCGAGAAGACTGTGGGTACCAGCAGACCCAGTATCAGGACCTGAACATCCCCGTCGGGATGCTCGATAACGACTTTCGGAATCCCGATCTGGATCGGTACGTCGCCCGATTTTTCGAATACGAACCCAAGGTTGGCGTGATCGGAGATGTGTACGAGGGAGACGACGTCGACAAGTACGTGGCCGCTGCCCGCGAAGTTCAGGCGAGTTATCCCGACGCAGAACTCATCATCGTCCCAAAGTGTCGCGAGGTGATCGACACGATCCCGAACGACCTTGTGCTCGGCTACTCGCGGGGGTATGCCGATCGAATGGCGCACGAGTTCTCCGAGCCGACCGACTGGCGTGGCCGTCGTGTTCACATCTTGGGGGGCAGCCCACCGAAACAGTGGGACGTTATCCAGCAGTTGACCCGACCGACACTCACGGACGACCCACCGGCCGACATCGTCGGCCTCGACTGGAACGGGCTGCATCGCGGCGCGCAGTTCGGGGAGTTCTGGACAGCTGATGGATGGGATGATAGCGGACGTGACGCCTCCCACGTCACAGTTCGGAAGACAGTCCGACACAGTCTCGCCCGGATCAAGGCCTTCTGGCAGTCTCACGGCGTCTGGCCTGACTCGATACCACATAGCGACATCCTCGAAATCGAGTACGAGGGTCCGTCACCAACCGATCTCGATAGCGCTGTGTGTACCGAATGCGAAGCGAACGTCTGGATGACTCGGCGCGGTCCCTTCATCGCTGAGTATGATACCGGCGTGCTCTGTGGCTACTGCAGCTACGAGTGCTACTTCTCACATCGCCATCGGAGCAACCTCGAAGAGATCGCCGGCGAGCAGAGCGTGTACATTCCGCCGGCGTGA